One stretch of Amycolatopsis tolypomycina DNA includes these proteins:
- a CDS encoding type IV pilus modification PilV family protein, with amino-acid sequence MNTGLTDTDDRGESLLELLIAVAILGVAVVAIVGGIGVSVFMSDVHRKQATAGAGVRDFGEAVMAGGYFACAAPAKYAAPAGFTVPSGFTSSVTSVKYWTGSAWSATCGTDTGLQQVTLQVASGDGRASERLEVVVRKRCGLGEPLC; translated from the coding sequence ATGAACACGGGTTTGACGGACACCGACGATCGAGGCGAAAGCCTCCTCGAGCTGCTGATCGCGGTGGCGATCCTGGGCGTCGCGGTGGTCGCGATCGTCGGCGGGATCGGCGTGAGCGTGTTCATGTCCGACGTCCACCGCAAGCAGGCCACGGCCGGCGCCGGGGTGCGCGACTTCGGCGAGGCCGTCATGGCGGGCGGCTACTTCGCGTGCGCCGCGCCGGCGAAGTACGCCGCGCCGGCCGGGTTCACCGTGCCGTCCGGGTTCACCAGCTCGGTGACGTCGGTGAAGTACTGGACCGGCTCGGCGTGGTCGGCGACCTGCGGCACCGACACCGGGCTGCAGCAGGTGACCCTGCAGGTCGCCAGCGGCGACGGGCGGGCGAGCGAACGCCTGGAGGTCGTGGTTCGCAAGCGGTGCGGGCTCGGGGAGCCGCTGTGCTGA
- a CDS encoding STAS domain-containing protein — MSALDLSAMLLTATTAEPRPGTLRVTVAGEIDMATRPRLDDELDRAVAAAPGHLVVDLLGVGFCGVTGVASLGRLRARCADAGIDLVLKPSKVVRRALDLAAVAPLFRLDGLREQRLVAQ; from the coding sequence ATGAGCGCCCTCGACCTGTCCGCGATGCTGCTGACCGCGACCACCGCGGAGCCCCGGCCAGGGACGTTGCGGGTCACGGTGGCGGGCGAAATCGACATGGCGACGCGCCCGCGGCTCGACGACGAACTCGACCGCGCGGTCGCGGCGGCACCCGGGCACCTGGTGGTCGACCTGCTCGGCGTCGGGTTCTGCGGCGTGACGGGCGTGGCGTCACTGGGCCGGCTGCGGGCACGCTGCGCCGACGCCGGGATCGACCTGGTGCTGAAACCGTCGAAGGTCGTGCGGCGCGCACTGGACCTCGCCGCGGTCGCGCCGCTGTTCCGGCTGGACGGCCTTCGGGAACAGCGGCTCGTCGCCCAGTGA
- a CDS encoding prepilin-type N-terminal cleavage/methylation domain-containing protein, translated as MLSRRSDAGFTLVELLIVVVILGVVAAPIANAVIVSIQNTDATAARLAVSHDAQQSAAFFAQDVAAVGLRDYSGAVANGKVPYSPSIQLGATYDSGAQVCGTAATPVSVVRLLSDDWDTGTPVATRRTAVVAYYLAGTELHRLRCLDSATVSDAVVAHHVDPATPAVTCSSACADAAVPLWVKFTFTAVAEHADPYPITLFGQRRQT; from the coding sequence GTGCTGAGCCGCCGGTCCGACGCCGGGTTCACGCTGGTGGAGCTGCTGATCGTGGTCGTCATCCTCGGGGTGGTCGCCGCCCCGATCGCGAACGCGGTGATCGTGTCGATCCAGAACACCGACGCGACGGCCGCCCGGCTGGCCGTCTCCCACGATGCCCAGCAGAGCGCGGCGTTCTTCGCCCAGGACGTCGCCGCGGTCGGCCTGCGGGACTACTCGGGCGCGGTGGCGAACGGGAAGGTCCCGTACTCGCCGTCGATCCAGCTCGGCGCGACCTACGACAGCGGTGCCCAGGTGTGCGGCACGGCGGCGACACCGGTTTCGGTCGTCCGGCTGCTGTCCGACGACTGGGACACCGGCACGCCGGTCGCGACCCGGCGCACCGCGGTCGTCGCCTACTACCTGGCCGGGACCGAGCTGCACCGGTTGCGCTGCCTGGATTCCGCGACGGTGTCGGACGCGGTCGTCGCCCACCACGTCGACCCCGCCACGCCCGCGGTGACGTGCTCCAGCGCGTGTGCCGACGCGGCCGTGCCGTTGTGGGTGAAGTTCACCTTCACCGCCGTGGCGGAGCACGCCGACCCCTACCCCATCACCCTGTTCGGGCAACGGAGGCAGACATGA
- a CDS encoding amidohydrolase family protein yields the protein MPGLLLRDGRPWGTAGPADLLLSDGVIAAVGPGIEARDAEVVELGGRLVLPGLVEAHCHLDKTLYGGPWRPHSAGPALADRIADERLRRAELGLPDPARVSALLETMAAAGTTHVRTHTDVYSGTGLTGVEVVRDTAARLAGRITVEQVAFPQSGILTNPGTAALLEEAIKLGVHAVGGIDPAGMDRDPVRHLDVVFGLAERHGVRIDLHLHDPGSLGVFELELIIERTRAAGLAGRVTVSHAYALGQADAATQDRLAAGLAEAGVTITTAAVFDFPVPPVKKLRAAGVNVACGHDDIRDLWSPYGSGDLLDRAMHLAYRSTFRRDEDIELALEAVTYGGARAFGLDGYGLAAGAPADLVVVDAETPAHAVVTRPPRDLVVKAGHIVARSGALPAPGASAGS from the coding sequence ATGCCCGGACTCCTGCTGCGCGACGGCCGTCCCTGGGGCACCGCCGGCCCCGCCGACCTCCTCCTCTCGGACGGCGTCATCGCCGCGGTGGGGCCCGGCATCGAAGCGAGGGACGCCGAAGTCGTCGAGCTCGGCGGGCGGCTCGTGCTGCCCGGGCTCGTCGAAGCCCACTGCCACCTGGACAAGACGCTCTACGGCGGGCCGTGGCGGCCGCACTCGGCCGGGCCCGCGCTGGCCGACCGGATCGCCGACGAACGCCTCCGCCGCGCCGAACTCGGGCTGCCCGACCCGGCCCGGGTCAGCGCGCTGCTGGAGACCATGGCCGCCGCCGGGACCACGCACGTCCGGACGCACACGGACGTCTACTCGGGCACCGGGCTCACCGGGGTCGAGGTCGTCCGGGACACCGCCGCGCGGCTGGCGGGGCGGATCACCGTCGAGCAGGTCGCCTTCCCGCAGAGCGGCATCCTCACCAACCCGGGCACCGCCGCGCTGCTGGAAGAGGCGATCAAGCTCGGGGTGCACGCGGTCGGCGGCATCGACCCGGCCGGGATGGACCGCGACCCGGTCCGGCACCTCGACGTCGTCTTCGGCCTCGCCGAACGCCACGGCGTGCGGATCGACCTGCACCTGCACGACCCCGGCTCGCTCGGGGTGTTCGAGCTGGAGCTGATCATCGAGCGGACGCGGGCGGCCGGCCTCGCCGGGCGGGTGACGGTCAGCCACGCCTACGCACTCGGCCAGGCCGACGCCGCGACGCAGGACAGGCTGGCCGCGGGCTTGGCGGAAGCGGGCGTCACGATCACGACGGCCGCCGTCTTCGACTTCCCGGTCCCGCCGGTGAAGAAGCTGCGCGCGGCCGGGGTGAACGTGGCGTGCGGGCACGACGACATCCGCGACCTGTGGAGCCCGTACGGCAGCGGCGACCTCCTGGACCGGGCGATGCACCTGGCCTACCGCAGCACGTTCCGCCGCGACGAGGACATCGAACTGGCCCTGGAGGCCGTCACCTACGGCGGCGCCAGGGCCTTCGGCCTCGACGGCTACGGCCTCGCCGCGGGCGCGCCCGCGGACCTGGTGGTGGTCGACGCGGAGACCCCGGCCCACGCCGTGGTGACGCGGCCGCCGCGCGACCTCGTCGTCAAGGCGGGCCACATCGTCGCCCGGAGCGGCGCCCTCCCAGCGCCGGGAGCCTCGGCAGGATCGTGA
- a CDS encoding prepilin peptidase, with protein MAVLVVAAGVLGLLVGSFLNVVIHRVPRGESVVRPPSHCPGCGQAIKARHNVPVVGWLVLRGRCAGCGTRISVRYPLVELGTAVLFALLALRLDPPALPAFLYFGAIGIALALIDLDVRRLPDAIVLPSYPVLLVLLAASAWWRDDWWSLARAGIGGAALFAFYLLLALAYPAGMGFGDVKLAGILGGILAYLSWPALLVGAFGGFLLGALAGVVVLATRKGGRKTALPFGPFMIAAALLAIFAAGPLGAAYLRLTGLA; from the coding sequence ATGGCGGTGCTGGTCGTGGCGGCCGGGGTGCTCGGCCTGCTCGTCGGGTCGTTCCTCAACGTCGTCATCCACCGGGTGCCGCGCGGGGAGTCGGTCGTGCGGCCGCCGTCGCACTGTCCCGGCTGCGGGCAGGCCATCAAGGCCCGGCACAACGTCCCCGTCGTCGGCTGGCTCGTCCTGCGCGGCCGGTGCGCGGGCTGCGGGACCCGGATCAGCGTCCGGTACCCGCTCGTCGAGCTCGGCACCGCCGTCCTGTTCGCCCTGCTGGCCCTGCGCCTCGACCCGCCGGCCCTGCCCGCCTTCCTGTACTTCGGCGCGATCGGGATCGCGCTGGCCCTGATCGACCTCGACGTCCGCCGCCTGCCGGACGCGATCGTGCTGCCGTCCTACCCCGTCCTGCTGGTCCTGCTGGCGGCGTCGGCCTGGTGGCGCGACGACTGGTGGTCACTGGCCCGCGCCGGGATCGGCGGCGCCGCGCTGTTCGCCTTCTACCTCCTCCTCGCGCTGGCCTACCCGGCCGGCATGGGCTTCGGCGACGTCAAGCTCGCGGGCATCCTCGGCGGGATCCTCGCCTATCTCTCTTGGCCGGCTCTGCTGGTCGGGGCGTTCGGCGGGTTCCTGCTCGGCGCGCTCGCCGGCGTCGTCGTGCTGGCGACCCGCAAGGGCGGCCGCAAGACGGCCCTGCCGTTCGGCCCGTTCATGATCGCCGCGGCCCTGCTGGCGATCTTCGCGGCCGGTCCGCTCGGTGCCGCCTACCTGCGGCTGACCGGTCTGGCCTGA
- a CDS encoding beta-galactosidase, which translates to MRRFLSFLLALLVATGLCAAPASAAEAAPPKHQVTFDKYSLMLDGRRQVVWSGEFHPFRLPSPDLWRDVLQKMKATGYNAVSIYFDWNYHSPAPGVYDFSGVRDMDRVLDLAAEAGLYVIARPGPYINAEVTGGGFPAWLNTQAGRARSDAPDYLAAADEWLTAIDRIIARHQYTDGRGSVILYQIENELAATGTAQKNYVAHLYDKVKADGITVPVFHNDKGRNGIWVPPGSGVPGTVEGKVDLYAFDGYPGGTCRTDATPGNPNVAPDWGTYGPGGAKGGASASPNTPGFVAEFGGGWFDYWGSNGTYPCTAVRQGPGYERVFYGTNLANGLTIQNFYMTFGGTSWGGLAAPVVYSSYDYGAAIDEGRQLRPKVLTMKEIGSFLATVPDLAKLDRGAPVTPSSAAVKVYHNVNPDTGVHFYLPVHNPSNATTDDSFTFPLSTSDGDYTVPLRLNGQDAKYLVANFDVAGQHLVYSTSELMAQAAGTVLLHGRPGEDGETVLRYATQPRVDVLAGDVTTTWSGNDLRLNYRHDGLARVRISGGGRPAVTLLLADDAAADTFWPVGGLLVRGPDLVRTAHAGFVLTGDTKAPRDLEVWGARGPLLWWNGAPVPMRPTTSGSMVALRPLPGPADPRLPELTGWRSAPGSPEAEPGYDDSAWPSADRTTTNSTTPPPAGQPVLTADDYGFGVGDVWYRGRFTGTAGEKVAVRYGGGGAGVLQAWLDGQYLGQHVLPSALAAPPTTGTAEFTVPEGLRGDGPHVLSVMVRNNGHNQDGGVNDAHKEGRGLISTSLTGVAWKLQGGTADPVRGPLNSGGLAGERAGWHLPGFPDRAWAPAAVPAATADPGTTWYRTTFSLRIPRDQDTSVGLTIGDPAKPRSGGRYRVLVYLNGWNLGQYIGDVGPQHTFVLPTGILDPHGRNTLALAVTSDGGPGNGLEKVELTDLGTARGGVPVRPVFSPGWRR; encoded by the coding sequence ATGCGCCGGTTCCTGTCGTTCCTGCTCGCTCTGCTCGTCGCGACCGGGCTCTGTGCCGCGCCGGCGTCGGCCGCCGAGGCGGCACCGCCGAAGCACCAGGTCACGTTCGACAAGTACTCGCTCATGCTGGACGGCCGCCGCCAGGTCGTCTGGTCGGGGGAGTTCCACCCGTTCCGGCTGCCGAGCCCGGACCTGTGGCGGGACGTCCTGCAGAAGATGAAGGCGACCGGCTACAACGCCGTCTCGATCTACTTCGACTGGAACTACCACTCGCCGGCGCCCGGGGTGTACGACTTCTCCGGCGTCCGCGACATGGACCGCGTCCTCGACCTGGCCGCCGAGGCCGGGCTGTACGTCATCGCGCGGCCCGGCCCGTACATCAACGCCGAGGTCACCGGCGGCGGCTTCCCGGCCTGGCTGAACACCCAGGCCGGCCGGGCCCGCAGCGACGCCCCCGACTACCTCGCCGCGGCCGACGAGTGGCTCACCGCGATCGACCGGATCATCGCCCGCCACCAGTACACCGACGGCCGCGGCTCGGTGATCCTCTACCAGATCGAGAACGAGCTGGCCGCCACCGGCACCGCGCAGAAGAACTACGTCGCCCACCTCTACGACAAGGTGAAGGCCGACGGGATCACCGTCCCGGTCTTCCACAACGACAAGGGCCGCAACGGCATCTGGGTGCCGCCCGGTTCCGGGGTGCCCGGCACCGTCGAGGGCAAGGTCGACCTTTACGCCTTCGACGGCTACCCCGGCGGCACCTGCCGGACCGACGCGACGCCGGGCAACCCGAACGTGGCGCCGGACTGGGGGACCTACGGGCCGGGCGGGGCCAAGGGCGGCGCGAGCGCGTCGCCGAACACGCCCGGGTTCGTCGCCGAGTTCGGCGGCGGCTGGTTCGACTACTGGGGCAGCAACGGCACCTACCCGTGCACCGCGGTGCGGCAGGGGCCGGGCTACGAGCGGGTCTTCTACGGCACGAACCTGGCGAACGGCCTGACGATCCAGAACTTCTACATGACCTTCGGCGGCACGTCGTGGGGCGGCCTGGCGGCGCCGGTGGTCTACAGCTCCTACGACTACGGCGCGGCGATCGACGAAGGCCGTCAGCTGCGGCCGAAGGTGTTGACCATGAAGGAGATCGGGTCCTTCCTGGCCACCGTGCCGGACCTGGCCAAGCTGGACCGCGGGGCGCCGGTGACGCCGTCGTCGGCCGCGGTGAAGGTCTACCACAACGTCAACCCGGACACCGGCGTGCACTTCTACCTGCCGGTGCACAACCCGTCGAACGCCACCACCGACGACAGCTTCACCTTCCCGCTGTCCACATCGGACGGTGACTACACCGTGCCGCTGCGGCTGAACGGCCAGGACGCCAAGTACCTGGTCGCGAACTTCGACGTCGCCGGCCAGCACCTGGTGTACTCGACGTCGGAGCTGATGGCCCAGGCGGCCGGGACCGTGCTGCTGCACGGACGGCCGGGGGAGGACGGCGAGACGGTGCTGCGGTACGCGACGCAGCCGCGCGTGGACGTCCTCGCCGGCGACGTCACGACGACCTGGTCCGGCAACGACCTGCGGCTGAACTACCGCCACGACGGGCTCGCCCGCGTCCGGATCAGCGGCGGCGGCCGCCCGGCCGTCACGCTGCTGCTCGCCGACGACGCCGCCGCGGACACGTTCTGGCCGGTCGGCGGCCTGCTCGTGCGCGGGCCGGACCTGGTGCGGACCGCCCACGCCGGGTTCGTGCTGACCGGCGACACGAAGGCGCCGAGGGACCTCGAGGTGTGGGGTGCCCGCGGTCCGCTGCTGTGGTGGAACGGCGCGCCGGTGCCGATGCGGCCCACGACGTCGGGCAGCATGGTCGCACTGCGGCCGCTGCCCGGACCGGCCGACCCGCGCCTGCCGGAGCTCACCGGCTGGCGCTCGGCGCCGGGCTCCCCGGAGGCCGAACCGGGGTACGACGACTCGGCGTGGCCTTCGGCGGACCGGACCACTACGAACAGCACCACCCCGCCCCCGGCCGGGCAGCCGGTGCTGACCGCGGACGACTACGGCTTCGGCGTCGGCGACGTCTGGTACCGCGGCCGGTTCACCGGGACGGCGGGGGAGAAGGTCGCCGTCCGCTACGGCGGCGGCGGTGCCGGGGTGCTGCAGGCGTGGCTGGACGGGCAGTACCTCGGGCAGCACGTCCTGCCGTCCGCGCTGGCCGCGCCGCCGACGACCGGCACCGCGGAGTTCACCGTGCCCGAAGGGCTGCGTGGCGACGGCCCGCACGTGCTGTCGGTGATGGTCCGCAACAACGGCCACAACCAGGACGGCGGCGTCAACGACGCGCACAAGGAAGGCCGCGGACTCATCTCGACGTCCCTGACCGGGGTGGCGTGGAAGCTGCAGGGCGGCACGGCCGACCCCGTGCGCGGCCCGTTGAACAGCGGCGGTCTCGCGGGGGAGCGCGCGGGCTGGCACCTGCCGGGCTTCCCGGACCGCGCCTGGGCACCGGCGGCGGTCCCGGCGGCGACGGCCGATCCGGGGACGACGTGGTACCGCACGACGTTCTCGCTGCGGATCCCGCGCGACCAGGACACGTCGGTGGGCCTGACGATCGGCGACCCGGCGAAGCCGCGCTCAGGCGGCCGCTACCGGGTGCTGGTGTACCTCAACGGCTGGAACCTCGGCCAGTACATCGGGGACGTCGGCCCGCAGCACACGTTCGTGCTGCCGACCGGCATCCTCGACCCGCACGGCCGCAACACCCTGGCCCTGGCGGTCACCAGCGACGGCGGCCCGGGCAACGGCCTGGAGAAGGTGGAGTTGACGGACCTGGGCACGGCCCGGGGCGGCGTGCCGGTCCGGCCGGTCTTCTCACCGGGCTGGCGGCGGTGA
- a CDS encoding arabinan endo-1,5-alpha-L-arabinosidase → MSLRRLPVIAVVAAALLGAPAAQAATYPDPGYVTGDVEAVHDPAVIRAADGSYLLYSTDRYLQIRRSTDRIHFTRIGSVWPNGAPWTAPFTDPGKPEYLWAPDISFHNGRYYLYYAASSFGSRNSAIFLATSTTGLPGSWTNHGIVIQTSTGNDYNAIDPNLFVDSSGRWWLSFGSWWTGIKMIRLDPATGKRSTSDTALRSLAQRTGSTTAEEAPFIIQHGGYYYLFVSWDLCCQGTKSTYRVMAGRSTSITGPYTDRNGVRMTAGGGTEILASHGAVHGPGHVAVVHDSDADVLVYHYYYSDATPLTGKLGINLIGYDSAGWPYVY, encoded by the coding sequence ATGAGCCTGCGCCGCCTCCCGGTCATCGCCGTCGTCGCGGCCGCGCTGCTCGGCGCGCCCGCCGCGCAAGCCGCGACCTACCCCGACCCCGGGTACGTCACCGGGGACGTCGAGGCCGTGCACGACCCGGCCGTGATCCGCGCGGCGGACGGCAGCTACCTGCTCTACTCCACCGACAGGTACCTGCAGATCCGCCGCTCGACCGACCGGATCCACTTCACGCGGATCGGCTCGGTGTGGCCGAACGGCGCGCCGTGGACCGCGCCGTTCACCGATCCCGGGAAGCCGGAATACCTGTGGGCGCCGGACATCTCGTTCCACAACGGCAGGTACTACCTGTACTACGCCGCTTCCTCGTTCGGCTCGCGCAACTCGGCGATCTTCCTCGCCACCAGCACGACCGGCCTGCCGGGCAGCTGGACCAACCACGGCATCGTCATCCAGACCAGCACGGGCAACGACTACAACGCGATCGACCCGAACCTGTTCGTCGACTCCTCCGGCCGCTGGTGGCTGAGCTTCGGCTCGTGGTGGACCGGCATCAAGATGATCCGGCTCGACCCGGCCACCGGCAAGCGCAGCACCTCCGACACGGCGTTGCGCAGCCTCGCCCAGCGCACCGGCAGCACGACGGCCGAGGAAGCGCCGTTCATCATCCAGCACGGCGGCTACTACTACCTGTTCGTCTCCTGGGACCTGTGCTGCCAGGGCACCAAGAGCACCTACCGCGTGATGGCCGGCCGCTCGACGTCGATCACCGGCCCGTACACCGACCGCAACGGCGTCCGCATGACCGCGGGCGGCGGCACGGAGATCCTGGCGAGCCACGGCGCGGTCCACGGCCCCGGCCACGTCGCCGTTGTCCACGACTCCGACGCCGACGTGCTCGTCTACCACTATTACTACTCCGACGCGACGCCGTTGACGGGCAAGCTCGGCATCAACCTCATCGGCTACGACAGCGCCGGCTGGCCCTACGTGTACTGA
- a CDS encoding universal stress protein translates to MRHRRRPRGQLGRTGAAARPVVTGVDGSEAGARVLETALAEARLRRALLVVLHAWADSPPPHRDPRCVTEAGRRLLGERVLAHDTGDVDVEQVVVHAHPRKELVDRSGGAQLVVLGDRGRGGFPGLLLGSTGQALLHHAACPVHLVRTTV, encoded by the coding sequence GTGCGACACCGTCGTCGTCCGCGGGGACAGCTGGGACGAACCGGTGCGGCCGCGCGGCCCGTCGTCACCGGCGTCGACGGCAGCGAGGCCGGGGCGCGGGTCCTGGAGACCGCGCTCGCCGAGGCGCGCCTCCGCCGCGCGCTGCTGGTCGTGCTGCACGCGTGGGCGGACAGCCCGCCGCCGCACCGGGACCCGCGGTGCGTCACCGAGGCCGGCCGGCGGCTGCTCGGCGAGCGGGTGCTGGCCCACGACACCGGGGACGTCGATGTCGAGCAGGTGGTCGTGCACGCCCACCCGCGGAAGGAGCTCGTCGACCGCAGCGGCGGCGCCCAGCTGGTCGTCCTCGGCGACCGCGGCCGCGGCGGGTTCCCCGGCCTGCTGCTCGGCTCCACCGGCCAGGCCCTCCTGCACCACGCCGCCTGTCCCGTCCACCTCGTCCGCACCACCGTGTAA
- a CDS encoding family 16 glycosylhydrolase yields MPHTRRTILAAGAAGLATAAFGGRASAAGFETVLDGTFASYNTLQAAWNYRYPWGSDHNGTARMYASASDHSQVYLESGGVLVLKATRISGNEGNSAKDPYLPIHYHSGAIHAKQQITVTDQFPQWEVRGEFQAPSARGTWPAFWLTGATSWPPESDILEYKGDARNWFNTYKNASGAWSNTIVGVSNPGGWHGYRAWIAKVNASDVDIHYYLDGKWVGQHRGANFVGKPMWLIINLQMEGSAGSPGPTSPTYYRARNVYVGRNRV; encoded by the coding sequence ATGCCCCACACCCGCAGGACGATCCTCGCTGCCGGCGCCGCCGGGCTCGCGACCGCCGCGTTCGGCGGCAGAGCCTCGGCGGCAGGCTTCGAAACGGTGCTGGACGGCACGTTCGCGAGCTACAACACGCTGCAGGCCGCGTGGAACTACCGCTACCCGTGGGGCTCGGACCACAACGGCACCGCCCGGATGTACGCCAGCGCGTCCGACCACAGCCAGGTCTACCTGGAGTCCGGCGGAGTGCTGGTCCTGAAGGCCACGCGCATCAGCGGGAACGAGGGGAACAGTGCGAAGGACCCGTACCTGCCGATCCACTACCACTCCGGCGCGATCCACGCCAAGCAGCAGATCACCGTGACCGACCAGTTCCCGCAGTGGGAGGTCCGCGGCGAGTTCCAGGCCCCGTCGGCGCGGGGCACCTGGCCGGCGTTCTGGTTGACCGGCGCCACGAGCTGGCCGCCGGAAAGCGACATCCTCGAGTACAAGGGTGACGCGCGGAACTGGTTCAACACCTACAAGAACGCCAGTGGGGCCTGGTCCAACACGATCGTCGGGGTGAGCAACCCCGGTGGCTGGCACGGCTACCGCGCCTGGATCGCGAAGGTCAACGCGTCCGATGTGGACATCCACTACTACCTCGACGGCAAGTGGGTGGGCCAGCACCGCGGCGCGAACTTCGTCGGGAAGCCGATGTGGCTGATCATCAACCTGCAGATGGAAGGCTCGGCCGGCTCCCCGGGGCCGACGTCGCCGACCTACTACCGCGCCCGCAACGTCTACGTCGGCCGCAACCGCGTATAA
- a CDS encoding type II secretion system F family protein: MNRYAYVATGPDGQRTRGVQKAADADSAVLALYERELRDIEVTEKKSVLSLELTAPRVKREVVMHLSRQLGAFVRAGLPLIDAVRILGAEAANSSVARMLRDVEAGLRGGDRLSDCIDRHPKIFPEFYREILRSAELTGQLDVVLDRLADYLERDLEARRKIKAALIYPAMIALMAVVTVVVLATFVLPRFKAFFASLDAELPLPTRLLLAVTDFLGQWWWALLAGLLAVVALYALGVRTPRGRYARDRAVLAVPAIGPTVRHALVERFCRILSSMVSAGVPLPEALRVATDSLRNRVFMRALGRVGQSVLNGEGLSRPLTGSGLFPVTAAQMIRVGEDTGTLDTQLEVTAQYYEGELDYRLKKLTALFEPAVIVVMGLVVGFVAVALVSAMYGIFDQVHV, encoded by the coding sequence ATGAACCGGTACGCCTACGTCGCCACCGGCCCGGACGGGCAGCGCACCCGCGGGGTGCAGAAGGCCGCCGACGCCGATTCCGCCGTCCTCGCGCTGTACGAACGCGAACTGCGGGACATCGAGGTCACCGAAAAGAAGAGCGTGCTGAGCCTGGAGCTGACCGCGCCGCGGGTCAAGCGCGAGGTCGTCATGCACCTCTCGCGCCAGCTCGGCGCGTTCGTCCGGGCCGGGTTGCCGCTGATCGACGCCGTCCGGATCCTCGGCGCCGAGGCCGCGAACTCGTCGGTCGCGCGGATGCTGCGCGACGTCGAGGCTGGCCTGCGCGGCGGCGACCGGCTCTCGGACTGCATCGACCGGCACCCGAAGATCTTCCCCGAGTTCTACCGCGAGATCCTGCGCTCGGCGGAGCTCACCGGCCAGCTCGACGTCGTCCTCGACCGGCTGGCCGACTACCTCGAACGCGACCTGGAAGCCCGGCGCAAGATCAAGGCCGCGCTGATCTACCCGGCGATGATCGCGCTGATGGCGGTCGTCACCGTCGTCGTGCTCGCCACGTTCGTGCTGCCACGGTTCAAGGCGTTCTTCGCCAGCCTGGACGCCGAGCTGCCACTGCCGACGCGGCTGCTGCTGGCCGTCACCGACTTCCTGGGCCAGTGGTGGTGGGCGCTGCTGGCCGGGCTGCTCGCCGTGGTCGCGCTGTACGCCCTCGGCGTGCGCACACCCCGCGGCCGGTACGCCCGCGACCGCGCGGTGCTCGCCGTCCCGGCGATCGGCCCGACCGTGCGGCACGCGCTGGTCGAGCGGTTCTGCCGGATCCTCTCCTCGATGGTGAGCGCCGGGGTCCCGCTGCCGGAGGCCCTGCGGGTCGCGACGGACTCGCTGCGCAACCGCGTGTTCATGCGCGCGCTCGGCCGCGTCGGCCAGTCGGTGCTCAACGGCGAAGGCCTTTCGCGCCCGCTCACCGGCTCCGGGCTGTTCCCGGTGACCGCCGCGCAGATGATCCGCGTCGGCGAGGACACCGGCACCCTCGACACCCAGCTCGAGGTCACCGCCCAGTACTACGAAGGCGAACTGGACTACCGGCTGAAGAAGCTCACCGCGCTGTTCGAGCCGGCCGTCATCGTCGTGATGGGCCTGGTCGTCGGGTTCGTCGCGGTCGCGCTCGTCTCGGCGATGTACGGGATCTTCGACCAGGTGCACGTCTGA